One Ignavibacteria bacterium genomic window carries:
- a CDS encoding RNA methyltransferase yields MTEKRYNKIKNVVEKRQPELTVVLENITDPHNVSAILRTAEVAGIDEVYLIYNSGEFPKIGKNSSASAKKWVELHKFDSVKDCFDELHNRGFNIFSTAIVENGENYSLYDLDFSQKSAIVLGNEVMGVSEDVIRNADKNFLIPMFGMIQSLNVSVTAGICIFEAVRQRLKAGKYDESMHNENELNLKLQKYILKADRYGLPPITND; encoded by the coding sequence TTGACAGAAAAAAGATATAATAAGATTAAAAACGTTGTTGAGAAAAGACAACCGGAATTAACTGTTGTGCTCGAAAATATCACTGATCCGCATAATGTTAGCGCAATCCTTAGAACTGCAGAAGTAGCGGGAATTGACGAGGTTTATTTAATCTATAATTCGGGAGAATTTCCCAAAATCGGCAAAAACTCCTCTGCAAGTGCTAAAAAATGGGTGGAATTACATAAATTTGATAGTGTAAAAGATTGTTTTGATGAACTTCATAATAGAGGATTCAATATTTTTTCGACAGCAATTGTCGAAAATGGCGAAAATTACTCATTATATGACCTCGATTTTTCACAAAAATCAGCTATTGTCTTGGGAAATGAAGTTATGGGTGTATCTGAAGATGTTATTAGGAATGCTGATAAAAATTTCCTGATTCCGATGTTCGGAATGATTCAGTCTTTGAACGTTTCGGTGACAGCGGGCATTTGTATTTTTGAGGCAGTGAGACAAAGGTTAAAAGCAGGGAAATATGATGAATCAATGCACAACGAAAATGAATTAAATTTAAAGCTTCAAAAATATATCTTAAAAGCTGACAGATACGGACTTCCGCCAATTACCAATGATTAG
- the kdsA gene encoding 3-deoxy-8-phosphooctulonate synthase, with protein sequence MIDYKTLKNKKTFFLIAGPCVVESKDLVFKVCNELKKITDKQKIPFIFKASYSKANRTSAKSFRTIGVDKALEILSKVRKEFDVPVLTDVHSELDVELAADVVDVLQIPAFLSRQTELLEAAGNTGKIVNIKKGQFLSPFDMQYQAEKVALTGNKKIMLTERGSTFGYNNLVVDFRGLPVMKNFGYPVVFDATHSVQMPSKENGVSGGNPEFIEPLAKAALAAGAEGIFIETHPNPSRALSDGSNMIKLTNVQDLLIKLKRVFNAVNSKD encoded by the coding sequence ATGATAGACTATAAAACCCTAAAAAACAAAAAAACATTTTTTCTAATTGCAGGACCCTGCGTGGTTGAAAGCAAGGATTTGGTATTTAAAGTCTGCAATGAGCTGAAAAAAATTACAGACAAACAAAAAATTCCGTTTATATTCAAAGCATCATATTCTAAAGCAAACAGGACATCTGCAAAATCTTTCAGAACAATCGGAGTCGATAAAGCCCTTGAGATTTTATCAAAAGTTCGTAAAGAGTTTGATGTTCCTGTTTTAACCGATGTTCACAGTGAGCTTGATGTCGAGCTTGCAGCAGATGTTGTCGATGTTTTGCAGATACCTGCGTTTCTTTCACGACAAACCGAACTCCTTGAAGCTGCCGGTAATACAGGAAAAATTGTCAACATAAAAAAAGGACAGTTTCTTTCACCGTTTGATATGCAATATCAGGCAGAGAAAGTTGCATTAACAGGAAATAAAAAAATAATGTTAACTGAACGCGGCTCGACATTCGGCTATAACAATCTAGTTGTTGATTTTCGCGGATTGCCTGTAATGAAAAATTTCGGATATCCGGTTGTGTTCGATGCGACGCATTCTGTTCAGATGCCTTCAAAAGAAAACGGTGTGAGCGGAGGAAATCCCGAGTTTATCGAACCGCTTGCAAAAGCTGCACTCGCGGCTGGCGCAGAAGGAATTTTTATTGAAACACATCCGAACCCTTCCAGAGCATTAAGTGACGGAAGCAACATGATAAAACTAACCAACGTTCAAGATTTATTAATTAAACTGAAAAGAGTATTTAATGCCGTCAATAGCAAAGATTAA
- a CDS encoding ATP-dependent 6-phosphofructokinase, with the protein MKVGILTSGGDCPGLNAVLRAIVRKGMEYKFDCIGILNGWQGIFDEKYLHLGSKEVSGIIARGGTILGTSRFSPFTVEGGKETLMKKIYKADFDAIIAIGGEGSMHVAQLAYEAGVHIVGVPKTIDNDIYGTDFTFGFDTAVSIATEAVDRLHTTAESHHRVMVLEVMGRHAGWIAVYSGIAGGADAVLIPEYHVSIDEVVDVIKNRYTKGKLFSIIVVAEGATYIEDEIKAIKYDKKEFEKKDDFGRNRLGGIGYLLAEEIEARSGFETRATILGYVQRGGIPTAFDRMLGTRYGVYAMEMVHDKKFGRMAAIHSTQLTDIPITKAISKLKTVDEETYKIAKVFFR; encoded by the coding sequence ATGAAAGTTGGAATATTAACATCAGGGGGTGATTGTCCGGGACTTAATGCGGTTCTTCGCGCAATCGTGAGAAAAGGAATGGAATATAAATTCGACTGCATAGGCATACTAAACGGCTGGCAGGGAATTTTTGACGAAAAGTATCTTCATCTCGGAAGCAAGGAAGTAAGCGGAATAATCGCACGCGGCGGGACGATTCTTGGTACGTCAAGATTCAGCCCGTTCACTGTCGAAGGCGGTAAAGAAACCCTGATGAAAAAAATTTATAAAGCCGACTTCGATGCAATCATTGCAATAGGCGGCGAGGGGTCTATGCATGTAGCCCAACTCGCGTATGAAGCGGGCGTTCATATTGTTGGTGTGCCGAAAACAATAGACAATGACATCTACGGAACTGATTTTACTTTTGGTTTTGATACTGCCGTGAGCATTGCGACCGAAGCCGTTGACCGTCTGCACACGACTGCAGAGTCGCATCACAGGGTTATGGTGCTTGAGGTGATGGGCAGGCATGCAGGATGGATTGCGGTATATTCGGGAATTGCCGGAGGTGCAGATGCAGTTTTGATTCCTGAGTATCACGTTTCAATCGATGAAGTTGTAGATGTAATTAAAAACCGCTACACAAAAGGAAAGTTATTTTCCATCATTGTAGTTGCTGAGGGCGCGACATATATCGAAGATGAAATCAAAGCAATCAAATACGACAAAAAAGAATTTGAGAAAAAAGATGACTTCGGAAGAAACCGTTTAGGCGGTATAGGGTATCTGCTTGCGGAAGAAATCGAAGCACGCTCGGGATTTGAAACCCGCGCAACGATTCTGGGATATGTTCAGCGCGGAGGAATACCGACTGCATTCGACAGGATGCTCGGCACACGCTACGGTGTTTATGCAATGGAAATGGTTCACGATAAAAAATTCGGAAGAATGGCAGCGATTCACTCGACGCAACTCACTGACATTCCAATTACCAAAGCAATCAGCAAGCTCAAAACCGTCGATGAAGAGACATACAAAATAGCCAAAGTGTTTTTTAGGTAA
- a CDS encoding amino acid permease: MSVLLSIIMPKVKEEFIHYSGLATRLGLFTALLIVISSMIGSGVFKKLAPMTDGLESGGLVLLAWLIAGIITLFGAATNAEVAGLIAEPGGQYVYFKEMFGKAFAFLYGWSCFSVIQSASIASIAYVFAESVNVILPLPHLSPDLESFSILGIFNPLNNFGVKMLTIVTILFLTSANYLGVIFGGYISNIFTILKVTGIFVIIILGLTISGGSVENLAPIGENPGAAYNGTSLGLFGAMFAAMLGAFWAYDGWNNIGYLGGEVKNPKRNIPIALFGGVSIVIFIYLLINFVYLYVLPVDMVIEYANRENTIIAVEVMRSFTGNYGAFFISLLIMVSTFGTTNGSILASSRIYFAMARDRLFFKSAAKVHPKFRTPYTSLVIQGAWASVLTLSGTFDQLTDMLIFASFIFYGAGALGVFVLRKKMKDQHRPYKVWGYPWIPGIFVLFCAVLVVVTIIQNPRDAGIGLVLVLIGIPFYYIWKEKK, encoded by the coding sequence ATGTCTGTCTTACTTAGCATCATTATGCCAAAGGTTAAAGAAGAATTTATTCATTACTCGGGGCTTGCAACACGGCTTGGACTTTTCACTGCTCTGCTGATTGTAATAAGCTCGATGATTGGTTCGGGTGTTTTCAAAAAGCTCGCGCCGATGACCGACGGACTTGAGTCAGGCGGACTTGTTCTTCTGGCATGGCTGATTGCAGGTATCATAACCTTGTTCGGCGCGGCAACGAATGCCGAAGTCGCCGGACTAATCGCCGAGCCGGGCGGACAGTATGTTTACTTCAAAGAAATGTTCGGGAAAGCATTTGCTTTTTTATACGGATGGTCATGTTTTTCCGTTATTCAGTCTGCTTCAATTGCATCGATTGCTTATGTATTTGCTGAGTCGGTTAATGTCATTCTTCCGCTTCCGCATTTGTCGCCTGATTTAGAAAGTTTTTCAATTCTCGGAATTTTCAATCCGCTGAATAACTTTGGCGTAAAGATGCTGACGATTGTTACGATTTTATTTTTAACATCCGCGAATTATCTTGGTGTAATTTTCGGTGGATACATCTCGAATATTTTTACGATTCTTAAAGTAACGGGAATTTTTGTAATCATAATTCTCGGCTTAACCATAAGCGGCGGCTCGGTTGAAAATCTTGCGCCAATCGGAGAAAATCCTGGAGCGGCATATAACGGCACTTCACTCGGACTTTTCGGAGCTATGTTTGCGGCAATGCTTGGTGCGTTCTGGGCTTATGACGGATGGAATAACATCGGCTATCTCGGCGGTGAGGTGAAAAATCCCAAACGAAACATTCCTATCGCGCTCTTCGGAGGAGTTAGCATCGTAATATTTATTTATCTGCTTATAAATTTTGTTTATTTGTATGTTCTGCCGGTTGATATGGTAATAGAATATGCAAATCGCGAAAACACAATCATTGCTGTTGAGGTTATGCGAAGCTTCACGGGGAATTACGGAGCATTTTTTATTTCGCTGCTGATTATGGTTTCAACTTTCGGAACAACAAACGGAAGCATACTTGCATCATCGAGAATTTATTTTGCAATGGCTCGCGACAGATTATTTTTTAAATCAGCCGCAAAGGTTCATCCGAAATTCAGAACTCCTTATACTTCACTTGTCATTCAGGGAGCATGGGCAAGCGTGCTTACACTCAGCGGAACGTTTGACCAGCTTACAGACATGCTCATCTTTGCTTCGTTTATTTTTTATGGAGCAGGCGCGCTTGGTGTGTTTGTTCTCAGAAAAAAAATGAAAGACCAGCATCGCCCGTATAAAGTCTGGGGCTATCCGTGGATACCCGGAATTTTTGTGCTGTTCTGCGCAGTGCTTGTGGTCGTAACAATCATTCAAAACCCGCGCGACGCAGGAATCGGTCTCGTACTTGTGTTAATCGGAATACCGTTTTATTATATCTGGAAAGAAAAAAAATAA
- a CDS encoding c-type cytochrome: MKLDKFHIILICFVVVLLAYIIIKSNVLNVPKPGMVNDSLAAWVYPNIKRLDLNSDSGKMIKYGNEILMNTAKIVGPHAKNPSLKYAGNNLTCSNCHFRAGTEKNTLNLVGVVGRYPQYIARFNDTLDLVERVNNCFERSLNGRALPSDSYELKSIIAYLNFISQDIPAHVKVQYEGIPDIKPFTGTLDTAVGKQMYIRKCMTCHGSEGLGAPNNLDEHPDGYVYIIPPIAGPDSYNNGAGMHTLEKSAKFLYHEMPYNDRGSLTTEEAYQIANYMNSLSRPRYYKK; this comes from the coding sequence ATGAAATTAGACAAATTCCACATTATTCTTATTTGTTTTGTTGTTGTCCTTCTGGCATACATAATCATAAAAAGCAATGTTTTGAATGTACCGAAACCCGGAATGGTTAATGACTCACTTGCTGCATGGGTTTATCCAAACATCAAGCGGTTAGACCTTAACAGCGATTCCGGAAAAATGATAAAATACGGCAATGAGATTCTGATGAATACGGCTAAAATAGTCGGACCACATGCAAAAAATCCTTCTTTAAAATATGCGGGAAATAACCTGACCTGCTCAAACTGTCATTTCAGAGCAGGAACTGAGAAAAATACACTTAATCTTGTCGGTGTTGTGGGAAGATATCCGCAATATATAGCTAGATTTAATGATACATTGGATTTGGTTGAACGAGTAAACAATTGTTTTGAAAGAAGCTTGAACGGAAGAGCTCTTCCTTCTGACAGCTATGAACTGAAATCCATAATTGCATATCTCAATTTCATTAGCCAAGATATTCCTGCACACGTGAAAGTGCAGTATGAAGGAATACCCGATATAAAGCCGTTCACGGGAACATTAGATACTGCAGTCGGGAAACAAATGTACATAAGAAAATGCATGACATGCCACGGTTCGGAAGGGCTTGGCGCACCTAACAATCTTGATGAACATCCTGATGGATATGTTTATATAATCCCTCCTATTGCAGGACCCGACAGCTATAATAACGGAGCAGGAATGCATACATTGGAAAAGTCAGCGAAATTTCTTTATCATGAAATGCCTTATAACGACAGAGGAAGCTTAACAACCGAAGAAGCTTATCAGATAGCAAATTACATGAACTCGCTCTCAAGACCGAGGTATTATAAGAAGTAG
- the fsa gene encoding fructose-6-phosphate aldolase → MKIFIDTANLDEIKEAAAMGILDGVTTNPSLVSKEGHKDFRAMLEKICSIVDGDISAEVISTKSEDILKEGRELAKIHPNIVVKVPLIKEGLKAVKVFSSEGIRTNVTLCFSASQALLAAKAGAYIISPFVGRLDDISQNGMELIAQIVNIYRNYDYQTQVLVASVRHPLHFVDSAMMGADIATMPFKVIEMLVKHPLTNIGLEKFLSDWKKNQ, encoded by the coding sequence ATGAAAATATTTATCGATACCGCCAATCTTGATGAAATAAAAGAAGCTGCCGCTATGGGAATTCTTGACGGTGTCACTACAAACCCTTCGCTCGTCTCAAAAGAAGGACATAAAGACTTCCGCGCAATGCTTGAAAAAATTTGTTCGATTGTTGATGGCGATATCAGCGCTGAGGTGATTTCTACAAAAAGCGAAGACATTCTAAAAGAAGGACGTGAGCTTGCAAAAATTCATCCGAACATTGTAGTTAAGGTGCCCTTGATAAAAGAAGGATTAAAAGCTGTAAAAGTTTTTTCATCAGAAGGGATAAGAACAAACGTTACTCTTTGTTTCTCTGCATCGCAGGCACTTCTTGCCGCGAAAGCAGGAGCATATATAATTAGCCCCTTTGTCGGACGGCTTGATGACATCTCACAAAACGGTATGGAGCTTATTGCGCAAATCGTGAACATATACAGAAACTATGATTACCAGACACAGGTTTTGGTTGCATCGGTCAGGCACCCGCTGCATTTTGTTGATTCTGCAATGATGGGAGCAGATATTGCAACAATGCCTTTTAAAGTCATTGAAATGCTTGTAAAACACCCTCTAACTAATATCGGTCTTGAGAAATTCCTAAGCGACTGGAAGAAAAATCAATAA
- a CDS encoding type II toxin-antitoxin system HicB family antitoxin, with translation MIYNYRTLLRKEPEGGYTVFIPSLPGCISYGETMEESIKNIKEAVELYIETKNELGEEIPTEEETFEYNIKVEV, from the coding sequence ATGATATATAATTATAGAACTCTTTTAAGGAAAGAACCTGAAGGTGGATATACAGTTTTTATTCCCTCACTTCCCGGATGTATAAGCTATGGTGAAACCATGGAAGAAAGTATAAAGAACATTAAAGAAGCAGTTGAATTATATATTGAAACTAAAAATGAATTAGGTGAAGAAATTCCAACGGAAGAGGAAACTTTTGAATACAATATAAAAGTTGAAGTCTAA
- a CDS encoding type II toxin-antitoxin system HicA family toxin — translation MKPKELIKILESKGFYLKRSKGSHQIFRNDETGKMTVVPVHNRDLPIGTFNEILKQAGITKDDLTKK, via the coding sequence TTGAAACCAAAAGAATTAATAAAAATTTTGGAATCAAAAGGATTTTATCTCAAACGTTCAAAAGGAAGCCATCAAATTTTTAGAAATGATGAAACCGGAAAAATGACAGTTGTTCCTGTTCATAATAGAGATTTACCCATTGGGACCTTTAATGAAATTTTAAAGCAAGCCGGAATCACTAAAGACGATTTAACCAAAAAATAA
- the gcvT gene encoding glycine cleavage system aminomethyltransferase GcvT, translating to MKKTAFYYIHKKLGAKMVDFVGFEMPIQYEGIIAEHKAVRNSVGVFDVSHMGEVQVHGPDAAKFVQKITTNDVTKLNVGDVQYSAMCYENGCVVDDLLVYNCGDYFMLVINASNIDKDIDWIEQSITDEDVHLKNISDETSLLAVQGPNSMATLQKLTDVDLSSMPYYTFKFGQMAGQDVIISRTGYTGEKICFEIYSSSNKEKSEALWNAIFEAGKEFDIKPTGLGARDTLRLEYAFRLYGNDMDENINVLEAGLGWITKLDKGDFTGSEALKKAKADGLKRKVVGFIIDDRLIARHGAEIYSGDKKVGVVTSGNISPMLNKNIGLALLDEGYNKIGTDIEIDIRGKKIKAKTVKTPFLK from the coding sequence TTGAAAAAAACAGCATTTTACTATATACATAAAAAACTTGGTGCGAAGATGGTTGACTTCGTTGGATTTGAAATGCCTATTCAATACGAAGGCATCATTGCCGAACATAAAGCTGTGAGAAATTCGGTCGGAGTATTCGATGTTTCCCATATGGGCGAGGTTCAGGTTCACGGTCCTGACGCCGCAAAGTTTGTTCAAAAGATTACAACGAATGATGTTACGAAACTTAACGTTGGTGACGTGCAGTATTCGGCTATGTGCTATGAAAACGGATGCGTGGTTGATGACCTGCTGGTTTATAACTGCGGTGATTATTTTATGCTTGTAATAAATGCATCGAATATTGATAAGGACATAGACTGGATAGAACAAAGCATAACCGATGAAGATGTTCATCTGAAAAATATTTCTGATGAAACTTCATTGCTTGCGGTTCAGGGACCAAACTCAATGGCAACTTTGCAAAAACTGACTGACGTTGATTTATCATCGATGCCTTATTATACTTTTAAGTTCGGACAAATGGCAGGTCAGGATGTTATCATTTCGAGAACAGGTTATACAGGTGAAAAAATTTGTTTTGAAATTTATTCTTCTTCAAACAAAGAAAAATCAGAAGCATTATGGAACGCAATTTTTGAAGCAGGAAAAGAATTTGACATAAAACCAACCGGACTTGGCGCAAGAGATACGCTCAGGCTTGAGTACGCTTTCAGATTATACGGAAATGATATGGACGAGAACATAAACGTTTTAGAAGCAGGGCTTGGATGGATAACAAAGCTTGACAAAGGTGATTTCACGGGAAGCGAAGCTTTAAAAAAAGCAAAAGCTGATGGCTTGAAAAGAAAAGTTGTCGGGTTTATTATTGATGACAGATTAATTGCCCGCCATGGTGCCGAAATTTATTCAGGCGATAAAAAAGTTGGAGTTGTAACAAGCGGAAATATTTCTCCTATGCTTAACAAAAACATAGGGCTTGCTTTGCTTGATGAAGGTTACAATAAAATCGGAACCGATATCGAGATTGATATAAGAGGTAAAAAGATTAAGGCAAAGACTGTAAAGACGCCATTTTTAAAATAG
- a CDS encoding 2-phosphosulfolactate phosphatase, producing MLNATIYLTHSLVNDELTLKDKNVIIIDVLRATSTINVALSNGAKEVIPADTPTKAARIGKGAGNSLLCGERNGKIVEGFNLGNSPLEYTSEIVKDKVLVFSTTNGTMSILKAKYAKTCVLASFLNINRVVEFIENLNEDFVIICSGKLNNFCIEDTVCAGMILRKLKKDKIELAVNDPEVTSEVLAKHYLKDASNAQDDAVLKMLKETEHGKYLIGIGFEDDLNLCSKLNSYPALPMYQNGLIKLKEAFDAEAVQKAAMKKTVIHDSAA from the coding sequence ATGCTCAACGCGACAATTTATTTAACTCATTCATTGGTTAATGATGAGCTGACTTTAAAAGATAAAAATGTAATAATAATAGATGTATTGAGGGCAACTTCAACTATAAACGTTGCGCTTTCAAATGGAGCAAAAGAAGTAATTCCTGCCGATACACCGACAAAGGCAGCCAGAATAGGCAAAGGAGCGGGCAATTCATTGCTTTGCGGTGAAAGAAACGGAAAAATTGTCGAGGGATTTAACCTTGGAAATTCACCGCTTGAATACACTTCTGAAATCGTTAAAGACAAGGTTCTTGTTTTTAGCACGACAAACGGAACGATGTCAATTCTGAAAGCTAAATATGCTAAGACATGCGTGCTTGCAAGTTTTCTAAACATTAACCGTGTTGTTGAATTCATTGAGAATCTGAATGAAGATTTTGTAATTATATGTTCAGGCAAGCTTAATAATTTCTGTATAGAAGATACTGTTTGCGCGGGAATGATTTTGCGCAAGCTCAAGAAAGATAAAATTGAGCTGGCTGTTAATGACCCCGAGGTAACTTCGGAGGTTCTTGCAAAGCATTATCTAAAAGATGCATCGAATGCACAGGATGATGCGGTTCTGAAAATGCTTAAAGAAACTGAACACGGAAAATATCTGATAGGAATTGGTTTTGAAGATGATTTGAATCTTTGTTCTAAATTAAATTCATATCCTGCGCTTCCGATGTATCAGAACGGTTTAATAAAATTAAAAGAAGCCTTTGATGCCGAAGCAGTTCAGAAAGCTGCGATGAAGAAAACAGTTATTCACGATTCGGCTGCGTAA
- a CDS encoding DNA translocase FtsK, producing the protein MAKTSKDEDFNISVEAKKQILGFFVLIAGVLLLLSIFSYTTNDEATLEKLNFFSIFRQETYSGTYPIQNWLGIAGAFVSQFFINNLFGYFSSIIGLLVIFAGILLIAKKKFRPYLFYFSYSVLLMVLLGSALGLLRILSGAGAISSKLSGTGGDFVATIFYKTTGSVGATVIIFLLLFVNIFLLINGSFYKSFERLKAFVNYLIGKSKDFRESQKQKAEAKKELQEQLKKEQEEKAVLLQEEANKKTAFTEALIKEKEKLKKIKYAKEEDLILEEQVIEEIEDPKVEPEIEPEVEEEEPIRETEINRPKPVEIAEVKETKKEIIAKPKQESDADLIVVKEKKTEVSETDINPENSNETEALSGIDEDDYIEETLDDYNTPGTDILTQPTREELENVTDEELTTNGRLLQEKLLKFGIEIEKVTATPGPVVTLYELVPAANVKLSKIESLQDDIALALKARGIRMIIPIPGKGTVGVEIPNSKAQIVRIKSILESPKYKSSNKILPIAFGKTIDGEVFIDDLAKMPHLLIAGATGSGKSVGINTIIASLLYKLHPSDLKFVMVDPKKIELNLYSKLKKHYLATTKDINESIVTSPSNAVSVLKSLVSEMEKRYDKLANAGVRNIEAYNVKYKDGKLKDNDAIRHKKMPYIVVIIDELADLMITAKREIEEPIARLAQMARAVGIHLIVATQRPSVDVITGVIKANFPVRIAYQVASKIDSRTILDMGGADALLRNGDMLYLSSASPKPIRIQNAYMSTEECELMVDYIGDQDGFKKLHLLPSTQENRKFGGDDDDRDIMFDDVARMILSMQTCSTSVIQRRMKLGYARAARIVDQLERAGIVGPNNGAKGRDILVTEDELEDILNG; encoded by the coding sequence ATGGCAAAAACGTCTAAAGACGAAGATTTTAACATTTCGGTTGAAGCAAAAAAACAGATTCTTGGTTTCTTTGTTTTAATAGCAGGAGTTCTTCTTTTACTCTCAATTTTTTCTTACACTACAAACGACGAAGCAACGCTCGAAAAACTGAATTTTTTCTCGATTTTCAGACAGGAAACATATTCGGGCACTTATCCTATCCAAAACTGGCTTGGAATTGCAGGCGCTTTTGTGTCGCAGTTTTTCATTAATAATCTTTTCGGATATTTTTCATCGATAATAGGCCTTCTCGTAATCTTTGCAGGCATTCTTTTGATTGCAAAGAAAAAATTCCGTCCTTACTTATTTTATTTTTCTTATTCCGTATTGTTAATGGTGCTTCTTGGAAGCGCGTTGGGTTTGTTGAGAATTTTATCCGGTGCAGGAGCAATATCATCAAAGCTCAGCGGAACAGGAGGGGATTTTGTCGCAACAATATTTTATAAGACGACAGGAAGTGTCGGCGCAACCGTAATAATTTTTTTGCTTTTGTTTGTAAATATATTCCTGCTCATTAATGGAAGTTTTTATAAATCATTTGAGCGTTTAAAAGCTTTTGTAAATTATTTAATTGGAAAGTCCAAAGATTTCAGGGAAAGCCAAAAACAAAAAGCGGAAGCGAAAAAAGAATTACAGGAACAACTTAAAAAAGAACAGGAAGAAAAAGCAGTTTTACTTCAGGAGGAAGCAAATAAAAAAACTGCATTCACGGAAGCTCTGATAAAAGAAAAAGAGAAACTGAAAAAAATTAAGTATGCAAAAGAAGAAGATTTGATTTTAGAGGAACAGGTTATCGAAGAAATTGAAGATCCGAAAGTCGAGCCTGAAATCGAGCCCGAGGTTGAAGAGGAAGAACCTATAAGGGAAACCGAAATAAACAGACCTAAACCTGTTGAGATAGCCGAAGTAAAAGAAACTAAAAAAGAAATTATTGCTAAACCCAAGCAGGAAAGCGATGCCGATTTAATTGTTGTTAAAGAAAAGAAAACGGAAGTCTCGGAGACAGACATAAATCCTGAAAACTCAAATGAAACCGAGGCCTTATCAGGAATTGATGAAGACGATTACATAGAAGAAACGCTTGATGACTATAATACTCCGGGCACCGACATTCTGACACAGCCGACAAGAGAAGAGCTTGAGAACGTTACTGATGAAGAGCTTACTACAAACGGCAGACTGTTGCAAGAAAAACTCCTGAAGTTCGGAATCGAAATTGAAAAAGTTACCGCAACTCCCGGACCTGTTGTAACACTTTATGAGCTTGTTCCTGCAGCAAACGTGAAGCTTTCAAAAATCGAGTCGCTGCAAGATGACATTGCGCTTGCATTGAAAGCACGCGGCATCAGAATGATAATCCCGATTCCCGGCAAAGGAACTGTCGGCGTTGAAATTCCGAACAGCAAGGCACAGATTGTCCGTATCAAATCAATTCTTGAATCACCAAAATATAAATCGTCAAATAAAATTTTACCTATTGCATTCGGAAAAACAATCGACGGTGAAGTCTTCATCGATGACCTTGCAAAGATGCCGCACTTGTTAATTGCAGGCGCGACAGGTTCAGGAAAAAGCGTCGGCATAAACACGATTATTGCAAGTTTGCTTTATAAATTACATCCATCCGATTTAAAATTCGTGATGGTTGACCCGAAAAAAATCGAACTGAATTTATATTCGAAGTTAAAGAAGCATTACCTCGCAACAACAAAAGATATAAACGAAAGCATTGTAACAAGTCCTTCGAACGCGGTTTCGGTTTTGAAAAGTTTGGTAAGCGAAATGGAAAAGCGCTACGATAAGCTTGCAAACGCAGGTGTGCGAAACATCGAAGCATATAACGTGAAATATAAAGACGGCAAGCTGAAAGACAACGATGCAATCCGGCACAAGAAAATGCCGTATATAGTTGTCATCATAGATGAGCTTGCTGATTTAATGATTACTGCAAAGCGTGAAATCGAAGAACCGATTGCGCGTCTTGCGCAGATGGCTCGTGCTGTCGGCATTCATCTGATTGTCGCGACACAGCGTCCGTCGGTTGATGTTATTACCGGTGTTATTAAAGCAAACTTCCCGGTTCGTATTGCTTATCAGGTTGCATCGAAAATCGACTCGCGGACAATTCTCGACATGGGCGGTGCCGATGCGCTTCTTCGCAACGGTGATATGCTTTACCTTTCTTCCGCTTCACCGAAGCCGATTCGTATTCAGAATGCTTACATGTCAACAGAAGAATGCGAACTTATGGTAGATTATATCGGCGACCAGGACGGATTTAAAAAGCTCCACCTGCTTCCTTCAACTCAGGAGAACAGAAAGTTCGGAGGTGACGATGATGACAGGGATATTATGTTTGATGATGTTGCAAGAATGATTCTGAGCATGCAAACTTGTTCAACTTCTGTTATTCAACGAAGAATGAAACTTGGTTATGCACGCGCAGCAAGAATCGTTGACCAGCTTGAACGCGCAGGCATCGTCGGTCCCAACAATGGCGCTAAAGGACGTGACATTCTCGTCACCGAAGACGAGCTTGAAGATATTTTAAATGGATAG